Proteins from a genomic interval of Qipengyuania sp. JC766:
- a CDS encoding BLUF domain-containing protein: MIRIAYISTAEALEEANVDAILQSAMRRNAHVGITGFLLYNGRNFLQVLEGASEDLNALMRRIGSDPRHSGIVKIDDARVEDRTFPDWAMKRISLNHDRDRRREEIAGLLPERFDGHLRQSVLNFAVLN; encoded by the coding sequence ATGATCAGGATTGCCTACATCAGCACGGCCGAGGCGCTGGAGGAAGCGAATGTGGACGCTATCCTCCAGTCGGCCATGCGCAGAAACGCCCATGTTGGGATCACCGGTTTCCTCCTCTACAACGGCCGCAATTTCCTGCAGGTCCTCGAGGGGGCGAGCGAGGATCTCAACGCGCTCATGCGACGTATCGGGTCCGATCCGCGCCACAGCGGGATCGTGAAGATCGACGATGCCCGAGTCGAGGATCGCACCTTTCCCGACTGGGCGATGAAGCGCATCTCGTTGAACCACGACCGCGACCGGCGGCGCGAGGAAATCGCAGGACTGCTGCCGGAACGCTTCGACGGGCACCTGCGCCAGTCGGTGCTGAATTTCGCCGTCCTGAACTGA
- the rho gene encoding transcription termination factor Rho yields MHLKELKAKAPAELVSMAEELGVEAAGTMRRQDLMFCILRELAEDEEYEEKIMGIGTIEVLQDGFGFLRSPEANYLAGPDDIYVSPNQVRKWGLRTGDTVEGEIRAPREGERYFALTSLATVNYEDPQQVRMRTNFDNLTPLYPESKLNLDTLDPTVKDKSARVIDLISPQGKGQRALIVAPPRTGKTVLLQNIAKAITDNHPEVFLLVLLVDERPEEVTDMQRSVNGEVISSTFDEPAQRHVQVAEMVIEKAKRLVEHKKDVVILLDSITRLGRAYNTVVPSSGKVLTGGVDANALQRPKRFFGAARNIEEGGSLSIIATALIDTGSRMDEVIFEEFKGTGNSEIVLDRKVADKRIFPALDVGKSGTRKEELLVEKDKLSKMWVLRRILMQMGTIDAMEFLLDKMKDSKTNEDFFDTMNQ; encoded by the coding sequence ATGCATCTCAAAGAACTCAAAGCGAAAGCGCCCGCCGAACTGGTCTCCATGGCCGAGGAACTCGGGGTCGAAGCGGCCGGCACCATGCGGCGGCAGGACCTGATGTTCTGCATCCTTCGCGAACTGGCGGAGGACGAGGAATACGAAGAGAAGATCATGGGCATCGGCACCATCGAGGTGCTGCAGGACGGCTTCGGCTTCCTGCGCAGCCCGGAAGCGAACTACCTCGCCGGACCGGACGACATCTACGTGTCGCCCAACCAGGTCCGCAAATGGGGCCTCAGGACCGGTGACACGGTCGAAGGCGAGATCCGCGCCCCGCGCGAAGGGGAGCGCTATTTCGCGCTGACCAGCCTTGCCACGGTCAATTACGAGGATCCGCAGCAGGTGCGCATGCGCACCAATTTCGACAACCTCACGCCGCTCTACCCGGAATCGAAGCTCAACCTCGACACGCTCGATCCGACGGTGAAGGACAAGTCGGCCCGCGTGATCGACCTCATCAGCCCGCAGGGCAAGGGCCAGCGCGCACTGATCGTCGCGCCGCCGCGAACCGGTAAGACCGTGCTGCTGCAGAACATCGCCAAGGCGATCACGGACAACCATCCGGAAGTCTTCCTGCTGGTCCTGCTGGTCGACGAACGGCCGGAAGAAGTGACCGACATGCAGCGTTCCGTGAACGGTGAAGTCATTTCCTCCACCTTCGACGAGCCGGCGCAGCGCCACGTGCAGGTCGCCGAAATGGTGATCGAAAAGGCCAAGCGCCTGGTCGAGCACAAGAAGGACGTCGTGATCCTGCTCGATTCGATCACGCGTCTCGGCCGCGCCTACAACACCGTGGTGCCGTCCTCGGGCAAGGTGCTGACGGGCGGTGTCGACGCGAACGCGCTGCAGCGTCCCAAGCGCTTCTTCGGTGCGGCACGCAATATCGAGGAAGGCGGATCGCTGTCCATCATCGCGACCGCGCTGATCGATACCGGCAGCCGCATGGACGAAGTCATCTTCGAGGAATTCAAGGGCACGGGTAACTCCGAAATCGTGCTCGACCGCAAGGTCGCCGACAAGCGCATCTTCCCGGCGCTGGATGTCGGCAAGTCCGGCACCCGCAAGGAGGAGCTGCTGGTCGAGAAAGACAAGCTGTCCAAGATGTGGGTCCTTCGCCGCATCCTCATGCAGATGGGCACGATCGACGCGATGGAATTCCTCCTCGACAAGATGAAGGATTCCAAGACCAACGAAGATTTCTTCGACACGATGAACCAGTAG
- a CDS encoding CopD family protein — translation MQDALFQIYAAGWLTAGHIIFVIFWMAGLFMLPRQLVYMHPSAPGSEEEALWAGRSALLRKMILTPSLIIVWTFGLLMMVAIGAYTMGWFHAKLLLVLALSGYHGWMVVQAKKMARGERPLTDRQLRLWGEVPAVAAALIVILAVVKPF, via the coding sequence ATGCAGGACGCTCTCTTCCAGATCTACGCCGCAGGCTGGCTGACCGCCGGGCACATCATCTTTGTGATCTTCTGGATGGCGGGCCTGTTCATGCTCCCGCGCCAGCTGGTCTACATGCATCCCAGCGCGCCCGGGTCCGAGGAAGAGGCGCTCTGGGCCGGGCGCAGCGCCCTGCTGCGCAAGATGATCCTGACGCCCAGCCTCATCATCGTCTGGACGTTCGGCCTGCTGATGATGGTCGCGATCGGCGCCTACACCATGGGCTGGTTCCATGCGAAGCTGCTGCTGGTGCTGGCGCTGAGCGGGTATCACGGCTGGATGGTCGTGCAGGCCAAGAAGATGGCGCGGGGCGAACGTCCGCTGACGGACCGGCAGCTGCGGCTGTGGGGCGAAGTCCCGGCCGTCGCCGCGGCGCTGATCGTCATCCTGGCGGTGGTGAAGCCCTTCTGA
- the hemE gene encoding uroporphyrinogen decarboxylase — protein MPGPILDTLRGKRCEIPPVWLMRQAGRYLSEYRALRAEKGGFLDLVYDSEAAAEVTLQPIRRFGFDGAILFSDILIVPHAMGQDLEFLAGEGPRLCPRLVDEPLDALTEHPERFDPVYQTVRLCRQRLPDDVTMLGFAGSPWTVATYMIAGEGSRDQHDARSLAYRDPAAMQAIIDRIADRTIGYLRGQIDAGAEAVQLFDSWAGSLAPDEFARWVIAPTRRIVSEIRASHPDVPVIGFPKGAGEKLPLYALETGVDALGIDETIDPEWAAAILPPDLPVQGNLDPLLLLAGGEALDRRARHILAAFSRRPHVLNLGHGIDRRTPVAHVEQLLRIVRQEEG, from the coding sequence ATGCCCGGTCCGATCCTCGATACGCTGCGCGGAAAGCGATGCGAAATCCCGCCCGTCTGGCTCATGCGCCAGGCGGGGCGCTACCTGTCCGAATATCGTGCCTTGCGGGCGGAAAAGGGCGGTTTCCTGGACCTCGTCTACGATAGCGAGGCGGCTGCCGAAGTGACCCTGCAGCCGATCCGGCGGTTCGGTTTCGACGGCGCGATCCTGTTTTCGGACATCCTGATCGTCCCCCATGCGATGGGCCAGGACCTGGAATTCCTGGCCGGCGAGGGGCCCAGATTGTGTCCGCGACTTGTCGATGAACCGCTCGATGCGCTGACCGAACATCCCGAACGGTTCGATCCGGTCTACCAGACCGTCCGCCTGTGTCGCCAGCGCCTGCCGGACGATGTGACGATGCTGGGGTTCGCCGGCAGTCCGTGGACAGTTGCGACCTACATGATCGCTGGCGAGGGCAGCCGGGACCAGCACGATGCGCGCTCGCTCGCCTATCGCGACCCCGCTGCGATGCAGGCGATCATCGACCGGATCGCGGATCGCACGATCGGCTACCTGCGGGGCCAGATCGATGCGGGCGCGGAAGCGGTGCAGCTGTTCGACAGCTGGGCCGGGAGCCTCGCGCCCGATGAGTTCGCGCGCTGGGTGATCGCACCCACGCGGCGCATCGTGTCGGAAATCCGCGCGAGCCATCCGGACGTCCCGGTGATCGGTTTCCCGAAAGGTGCGGGCGAGAAATTGCCGCTCTACGCGCTGGAAACGGGAGTCGATGCGCTCGGGATAGACGAGACGATCGATCCCGAATGGGCCGCGGCGATCCTGCCGCCCGACCTGCCGGTGCAGGGCAATCTCGATCCGCTTCTGCTGCTGGCGGGCGGCGAGGCGCTGGACCGGCGGGCGCGCCATATCCTGGCGGCGTTTTCCAGGCGGCCGCATGTCCTCAACCTGGGCCACGGGATCGACCGGCGCACACCTGTCGCGCATGTCGAGCAGCTTTTGCGGATCGTCCGGCAGGAGGAGGGGTGA
- a CDS encoding pyruvate, water dikinase regulatory protein has protein sequence MNRLHLHLVSDSTGETLEMVAKAALAQFENAEVTRHFWPMVRSRQHLERIVPELASHPGLVLFTLVNAETRRLLEDHCRRLSLPMVPALDAVTDALEAQLGQEAHGKPGRQHLMDDAYFRRVEAIHYTIAHDDGVGWENWGEADIILAGVSRSSKTPTSIYLANRGYKTANIPLVVESPPPPLLFELRKPMIVGLTTAPERLVQIRRNRLLSLNEGTQTSYVDSERVRNEVQYARRLFADNGWPVIDVTRRSIEETAAAVIRLHNERGSGDGSRKSGTRPI, from the coding sequence ATGAACCGCCTTCACCTCCATCTCGTATCCGATTCGACCGGCGAGACGCTGGAGATGGTCGCAAAGGCGGCGCTCGCCCAGTTCGAAAACGCGGAGGTTACCCGTCATTTCTGGCCGATGGTCCGCTCGCGCCAGCACCTGGAGCGGATCGTCCCGGAACTCGCCAGCCATCCCGGGCTGGTGCTCTTCACGCTGGTGAATGCTGAGACGCGGCGCCTGCTGGAGGACCACTGCCGCCGGCTCAGCCTGCCCATGGTGCCGGCACTCGATGCAGTGACCGACGCGCTCGAGGCCCAGCTAGGCCAGGAAGCGCACGGCAAGCCCGGCCGCCAGCACCTGATGGACGATGCCTATTTCCGGCGGGTCGAGGCGATCCACTATACCATCGCCCATGACGACGGTGTCGGGTGGGAAAACTGGGGCGAGGCCGACATCATCCTTGCCGGCGTGTCGCGCTCGTCCAAGACCCCGACCAGCATCTATCTCGCCAATCGCGGATACAAAACGGCCAACATCCCCCTCGTGGTGGAAAGCCCGCCGCCCCCGCTCCTGTTCGAATTGCGCAAGCCGATGATCGTTGGCCTCACCACGGCGCCCGAACGGCTGGTCCAGATCCGGCGCAACCGGCTTCTCAGCCTGAACGAGGGAACGCAAACTTCCTATGTCGATTCGGAGCGCGTGCGCAACGAGGTGCAGTACGCACGCCGCCTGTTCGCGGATAATGGCTGGCCGGTGATCGACGTGACTCGCCGGTCGATCGAGGAAACCGCGGCCGCTGTCATCCGCCTGCATAACGAACGAGGATCGGGCGACGGTAGCCGCAAGAGCGGGACCCGGCCGATCTAA
- a CDS encoding Maf family protein — protein MLVLASQSQSRSAMLQAAGIAFEAVPAEVDERALEREMEGADPTEIAQALAAAKAAAVSAMRPDDLVLGSDSLVTVEGERFDKPASREDAARHLRYFSGRTLRLHSAAALATGGRIDWIGSDMASLGVRELSDAFIEDYLAHEWPQVAGCVGVFRIEARGVLLFDRIVGDHFTILGMPLIQVLAALRERDVLE, from the coding sequence ATGCTGGTCCTTGCATCCCAGAGCCAGTCGCGATCGGCGATGTTGCAGGCGGCGGGTATCGCGTTCGAGGCGGTGCCGGCCGAGGTCGACGAGCGGGCGCTGGAGCGTGAGATGGAGGGCGCCGATCCGACGGAGATCGCGCAGGCTCTCGCCGCCGCCAAGGCCGCGGCAGTGTCGGCCATGCGCCCGGACGATCTGGTGCTGGGGAGCGACAGCCTCGTGACTGTCGAAGGCGAGCGGTTCGACAAGCCAGCCAGCCGGGAAGATGCTGCACGTCACTTGCGCTATTTCTCGGGAAGGACCCTCCGGCTGCACAGCGCTGCCGCCCTCGCGACAGGCGGCCGGATCGACTGGATTGGCAGCGACATGGCCAGCCTCGGCGTGCGGGAGCTGAGCGACGCCTTCATCGAGGATTATCTCGCTCACGAATGGCCGCAGGTCGCGGGATGCGTCGGCGTATTCCGCATCGAGGCGCGCGGCGTGCTCCTGTTCGACCGGATCGTCGGCGACCATTTCACCATTCTGGGCATGCCCCTCATCCAGGTTCTCGCCGCCCTGCGGGAAAGGGACGTGCTGGAGTGA
- a CDS encoding shikimate dehydrogenase: MTAWAEVIGDPITQSKSPAIHGFWIEQLGLDARYEARLVHADGLADYLDARRGDADWCGCNVTMPHKQAVLDFLDEVDPVAARIGAVNTIVRRTNGTLVGTNTDMSGFLEPVMGELASRHLFRMARVLGTGGAARAIVAGLAEHGFTIVLAGRDPEKARGILDTLAPTGEHYAVQLDHFAGPTDFAFDDRSQCLDLVVNASPLGMRGQPALAFDWSHAPPGSIAYDIVTDPVATPFLDGARARGLATIDGLAMLVGQAAGAFELFFGMKPPRDRDAELRDMLAR; this comes from the coding sequence GTGACGGCGTGGGCAGAAGTCATCGGGGATCCCATCACGCAGTCGAAATCTCCTGCGATTCACGGGTTCTGGATCGAGCAACTCGGGCTGGATGCCCGGTACGAGGCAAGACTCGTGCATGCCGATGGTCTGGCAGACTATCTGGACGCACGACGCGGCGATGCGGACTGGTGCGGCTGCAACGTGACCATGCCGCACAAGCAGGCGGTGCTGGATTTTCTCGACGAAGTGGACCCGGTGGCGGCCCGGATCGGCGCGGTGAACACCATCGTCCGGCGGACTAACGGCACGCTTGTGGGTACCAACACCGACATGAGCGGCTTTCTCGAGCCGGTGATGGGCGAACTCGCTTCCCGGCACCTGTTCCGCATGGCGCGGGTGCTGGGGACGGGCGGTGCGGCGCGCGCCATCGTCGCCGGGCTGGCCGAGCATGGGTTCACCATCGTCCTTGCGGGACGCGATCCGGAAAAGGCGCGAGGCATTCTCGATACGCTCGCACCGACCGGGGAGCATTATGCCGTGCAGCTGGATCATTTTGCCGGTCCGACGGATTTCGCCTTCGACGATCGGTCCCAGTGCCTGGATCTCGTGGTCAATGCCTCTCCACTCGGGATGCGCGGCCAGCCTGCGCTCGCGTTCGACTGGAGCCATGCACCCCCCGGATCGATCGCCTACGATATCGTGACAGATCCCGTGGCCACGCCCTTCCTTGACGGGGCGCGGGCACGAGGGCTCGCCACGATCGATGGCCTTGCGATGCTGGTCGGGCAGGCGGCCGGAGCTTTCGAATTGTTCTTCGGCATGAAGCCGCCGCGCGATCGCGACGCCGAACTCAGGGACATGTTGGCCCGATGA
- the coaE gene encoding dephospho-CoA kinase (Dephospho-CoA kinase (CoaE) performs the final step in coenzyme A biosynthesis.), giving the protein MSAPRIIGLTGSIGMGKSTVAAMFADEGVPVFDADAEVRAMQGAGGELVPAIETAFPGSTDGNGVMRDVLGSRVFGDPEALARLEAIVHPAVAERRSAFLKDNEDAPFVLFDIPLLFEKGGDRGLDRIVVVSAPSAVQRERVLARDGMTADRFEKILQLQMPDSDKRARADHVIDTGVPLEQTRRKVRALVAQLREEL; this is encoded by the coding sequence ATGAGCGCCCCCCGGATTATCGGCCTGACCGGCTCGATCGGCATGGGAAAGTCCACCGTCGCCGCGATGTTCGCCGACGAGGGCGTCCCGGTCTTCGACGCCGATGCCGAAGTCCGCGCGATGCAGGGTGCCGGGGGCGAGCTGGTCCCGGCCATCGAGACCGCCTTTCCCGGAAGCACGGACGGCAACGGCGTGATGCGCGACGTTCTGGGCAGCCGTGTCTTCGGCGATCCGGAAGCTCTCGCGCGGCTCGAGGCGATCGTGCACCCCGCGGTCGCGGAGAGGCGGTCGGCCTTCCTGAAGGACAATGAAGACGCGCCGTTCGTCCTGTTCGATATCCCCCTCCTGTTCGAGAAAGGCGGAGATCGGGGACTCGACAGGATCGTGGTCGTCTCTGCCCCCTCCGCTGTCCAGCGCGAAAGGGTGCTCGCGCGTGACGGCATGACGGCGGACAGGTTCGAGAAAATCCTGCAGCTGCAGATGCCGGATTCCGACAAGCGCGCCCGGGCCGATCACGTCATCGATACGGGTGTCCCGCTCGAGCAGACCCGCCGCAAAGTGCGCGCCCTCGTTGCGCAACTGCGAGAGGAACTGTGA
- the dnaQ gene encoding DNA polymerase III subunit epsilon: protein MREIVFDTETTGFDPKTGDRMVEIGCVELVNRLPTGKTLQLYFNPERAMPPGAFAVHGLSDTFLAQKPLFRDQVEEILEFLEDSPLVAHNAGFDMGFLNAELALCERDAIDLGRMIDTVEMARKRHPGGQNSLDGLCKRYGIDRSHRVKHGALLDAELLAQVYIELTGGRQMGLSLAAEAARTAEAAPARIVRSTRPYRAPRPHAASAAELQRHEAFIKAMDNPIWSR, encoded by the coding sequence ATGCGCGAGATAGTATTCGATACCGAGACGACCGGCTTCGATCCCAAGACGGGCGACCGGATGGTCGAGATCGGCTGCGTCGAGCTCGTCAATCGCCTGCCCACCGGCAAGACGCTACAGCTCTATTTCAATCCGGAACGGGCCATGCCGCCGGGGGCCTTCGCCGTGCATGGCCTGTCCGACACGTTCCTGGCGCAAAAGCCGCTTTTTCGCGACCAGGTCGAAGAGATCCTCGAATTCTTGGAGGATTCGCCGCTCGTTGCGCACAATGCCGGGTTCGACATGGGCTTTCTCAACGCCGAACTGGCGCTGTGCGAGAGGGATGCGATTGATCTGGGGCGCATGATCGATACCGTGGAAATGGCGCGCAAGCGGCATCCGGGCGGGCAGAACTCGCTCGACGGCCTGTGCAAGCGCTACGGGATCGACCGGAGCCACCGCGTCAAGCACGGGGCGCTGCTGGACGCGGAATTGCTGGCCCAGGTCTACATCGAACTGACCGGCGGGCGGCAGATGGGGCTCTCGCTGGCTGCCGAAGCCGCCCGGACCGCCGAAGCGGCACCGGCCCGGATCGTGCGCAGCACACGGCCATACAGGGCGCCGCGACCGCACGCCGCGTCGGCTGCGGAACTTCAGCGACACGAAGCCTTTATCAAGGCCATGGATAATCCCATCTGGAGCAGATAG
- the raiA gene encoding ribosome-associated translation inhibitor RaiA, with amino-acid sequence MDIRVSGHQVDTGEALQDHAEERLTGIVEKYFPRALSSHVTFGKAPGGAFTCDIVTHVMQGVIVKGHAEAHDAHQAVDQAATKIDKQLRRYKRRLTDRHAQADHAAREEEAAYTIFASEDVEEEIEADAPPIIAETRVDIPESSVADAVMMLDLRDTNALFFKNAGTGRHNMVYRRHDGSIGWVEPR; translated from the coding sequence ATGGATATTCGGGTTTCTGGTCATCAGGTGGACACCGGCGAAGCGCTGCAGGACCATGCGGAAGAACGCCTCACGGGCATCGTCGAGAAATATTTTCCGCGCGCGCTGTCCTCCCACGTCACCTTCGGCAAGGCGCCGGGCGGCGCCTTCACCTGCGATATCGTGACCCATGTGATGCAGGGCGTGATCGTGAAAGGCCACGCGGAAGCGCACGATGCCCACCAGGCCGTCGACCAGGCCGCGACGAAGATCGACAAGCAGTTGCGGCGGTACAAGCGGCGCCTGACCGACCGCCACGCGCAGGCGGATCACGCGGCGCGCGAGGAAGAGGCGGCCTACACGATCTTCGCATCCGAGGACGTGGAAGAGGAGATCGAGGCTGACGCGCCGCCGATCATTGCCGAAACGCGTGTCGACATTCCCGAATCGAGCGTTGCCGATGCCGTTATGATGCTGGACCTGCGCGATACGAACGCCCTGTTCTTCAAAAATGCTGGAACCGGACGGCACAATATGGTCTATCGCCGCCACGACGGATCGATCGGGTGGGTAGAACCCCGCTAA
- a CDS encoding PTS sugar transporter subunit IIA, producing the protein MLDAYLKLVPQAVAFARASGKPDVLSQTANILADCYDVSPHAVLEGLQDREALGSTGFGRGVAIPHARLAELNRPVAIVVRLEKPVDFAAADGLPVELVFGLVSPEGAGQAHLHALAALSRLVRDDSVLESLLAETTPEGLYALLSDAADRDAA; encoded by the coding sequence ATGCTCGACGCATATCTCAAACTTGTCCCGCAGGCGGTCGCGTTTGCGCGCGCATCCGGCAAGCCGGACGTCCTTTCGCAAACCGCGAACATTCTCGCCGACTGCTACGACGTTTCCCCGCATGCCGTCCTCGAAGGGCTGCAGGATCGCGAAGCGCTCGGCAGCACGGGCTTCGGCCGCGGTGTCGCGATACCCCATGCCCGTCTGGCGGAACTCAACCGTCCGGTCGCGATCGTCGTACGGCTCGAAAAGCCGGTCGATTTCGCAGCGGCGGACGGCCTGCCGGTGGAACTGGTCTTCGGCCTCGTCTCGCCCGAAGGCGCGGGCCAGGCCCATTTGCACGCACTTGCCGCCCTCTCGCGGCTGGTGCGCGACGACAGTGTCCTCGAAAGCCTGCTGGCCGAAACCACGCCGGAAGGGCTCTACGCCTTGCTGAGCGATGCAGCCGATCGCGATGCCGCCTGA
- a CDS encoding PaaI family thioesterase — protein MPPEPNSGEQAHFRALERLYASAPVNSLFASRLAIESRGHARLVFDVTEQSYHAAGAAHGTIYFKMLDDAAFYAANTLVSDRFLLTTSFNLHFTKPVRIGQVVAEGRWVSGKRRVFVAEARLVDEEGDEIGRGTGTFMRSHIPLSGLPGYQTDHPRD, from the coding sequence ATGCCGCCTGAGCCGAACTCCGGCGAACAGGCCCATTTCCGGGCGCTGGAGCGGCTTTACGCATCGGCCCCTGTCAACTCGCTGTTCGCATCGAGGCTGGCGATCGAATCGCGCGGACATGCCCGACTGGTCTTCGACGTGACCGAGCAATCCTACCACGCGGCGGGCGCTGCCCATGGCACCATCTATTTCAAGATGCTGGACGATGCGGCCTTCTATGCTGCGAACACGCTCGTCAGCGACCGTTTCCTGCTGACCACGTCGTTCAACCTGCATTTCACCAAGCCTGTCAGGATCGGCCAGGTCGTCGCCGAAGGTCGCTGGGTCAGCGGCAAGAGGCGCGTGTTCGTGGCCGAGGCGCGGCTCGTGGACGAGGAAGGGGACGAGATCGGGCGCGGCACCGGCACGTTCATGCGTTCGCACATCCCGCTTTCCGGCCTTCCGGGATACCAGACCGATCACCCGCGTGACTGA
- a CDS encoding DUF1491 family protein yields MTDDRLPAHLEVGGLVRAVQAAGGFATVLSKGERDAGTIALVLLDRHGPARFMERMPQLDGSRIFTCTREQDTENAGEFDAYVSRRAASDPDLWVVELDVASPERFAAMQQK; encoded by the coding sequence GTGACTGACGATCGCCTGCCCGCGCATCTGGAAGTTGGCGGGCTGGTGCGCGCAGTGCAGGCTGCCGGCGGGTTTGCGACCGTCCTTTCGAAAGGAGAGCGGGATGCCGGCACGATTGCCCTCGTGTTGCTCGATCGCCACGGGCCCGCCCGCTTCATGGAGCGTATGCCGCAGCTGGACGGCAGCCGGATTTTCACCTGCACGCGCGAGCAGGACACTGAAAATGCAGGGGAATTCGACGCCTATGTATCCCGGCGCGCAGCTTCCGACCCCGATCTCTGGGTGGTCGAACTGGATGTCGCGAGTCCGGAACGTTTTGCCGCAATGCAGCAGAAATAG
- a CDS encoding cell wall hydrolase, with product MKRKTCFTGLLGLGTMAFVAFGSAEISDAHAEDSWTPERAVVESTLDTITVVPPVDPALDGLAADQDAALEELQPDEQVDAPETVRAASLQELIRTVDTGARLSREMECLAGAVYFESRGEPVDGQLAVARVVMNRASSDVFPDSYCDVVYQRKQFSFVRGGKMPRIVRGSAAWQRAKAIARIAHEGLWDSEAGDSLYFHARYVTPRWSRTKTRLAAIDTHIFYR from the coding sequence ATGAAGCGTAAGACTTGTTTCACGGGCCTTCTGGGCCTGGGTACCATGGCGTTCGTCGCTTTCGGCAGTGCCGAAATTTCCGACGCCCACGCCGAAGACAGCTGGACGCCGGAACGCGCCGTCGTCGAATCCACCCTCGATACGATCACGGTCGTTCCGCCGGTCGATCCGGCTCTGGACGGGCTTGCCGCGGACCAGGATGCCGCTCTCGAGGAATTGCAGCCTGACGAACAGGTGGACGCGCCGGAAACCGTGCGCGCGGCGAGCCTCCAGGAACTCATCCGGACCGTCGATACCGGGGCGCGCCTGTCGCGCGAGATGGAGTGCCTCGCCGGCGCCGTGTATTTCGAATCGCGCGGCGAACCCGTGGACGGCCAGCTGGCCGTGGCCCGGGTGGTGATGAACCGCGCGAGTTCCGACGTATTTCCCGACAGCTATTGCGACGTCGTCTACCAGCGCAAGCAGTTCAGCTTCGTCCGCGGCGGGAAGATGCCCCGCATCGTTCGGGGCAGCGCGGCCTGGCAGCGCGCCAAGGCCATCGCCCGGATCGCCCACGAAGGGCTTTGGGACAGCGAGGCCGGCGATTCCCTCTATTTCCACGCGCGCTACGTCACGCCGCGCTGGAGCCGTACCAAGACCCGCCTGGCGGCAATCGACACCCACATCTTCTATCGCTGA
- the xth gene encoding exodeoxyribonuclease III, with protein MRIASFNINGIKARLPRLKEWLEETRPTVACLQEVKSMDEGFPAEEFESIGYKAIWHGQKSFNGVAILADGFEPVEIRRGLEGEPEDDHARYLEADVNGVRVASIYLPNGNPQPGPKFDYKLRWMERLRKRAAEIWAEEVPAALVGDFNVIPEDKDVWSPKAMADDALMQPASRDAYRRMLNDGWTDAIDTLNPRGGVWTFWDYQAGAWQRDHGFRIDHLLLSPALADRLEAAGVDKERRGREKASDHAPVWVQVRD; from the coding sequence ATGCGCATTGCCAGCTTCAACATCAACGGGATCAAGGCGCGCCTGCCGCGCCTCAAGGAATGGCTCGAAGAGACGCGGCCGACAGTCGCGTGCCTGCAGGAAGTTAAATCGATGGACGAGGGATTTCCGGCCGAGGAATTCGAATCCATCGGCTACAAGGCGATCTGGCACGGGCAAAAGAGCTTCAACGGAGTCGCAATCCTCGCCGACGGGTTCGAACCGGTCGAGATCCGCAGGGGCCTCGAAGGCGAACCCGAGGACGATCATGCGCGGTACCTCGAAGCCGACGTAAACGGCGTACGCGTCGCTTCCATCTACCTGCCCAACGGCAATCCGCAGCCCGGTCCGAAGTTCGACTACAAGCTGCGCTGGATGGAACGGTTGCGCAAGCGCGCCGCGGAAATCTGGGCGGAAGAGGTCCCGGCCGCGCTGGTCGGGGACTTCAACGTCATTCCCGAAGACAAGGACGTCTGGTCGCCCAAGGCCATGGCGGACGATGCCCTGATGCAGCCGGCGTCACGTGACGCCTACCGGCGCATGTTGAACGACGGGTGGACCGACGCGATCGACACGCTGAACCCGCGCGGCGGGGTATGGACCTTCTGGGACTACCAGGCCGGCGCCTGGCAACGCGATCACGGCTTCCGGATCGACCACCTGCTGCTGTCGCCGGCACTGGCCGACAGGCTGGAAGCCGCCGGCGTCGACAAGGAGCGCAGGGGCCGCGAGAAGGCGAGCGATCACGCGCCCGTCTGGGTCCAGGTCAGGGACTGA
- a CDS encoding iron-sulfur cluster assembly accessory protein → MSETPTLTPAAAKRIAWIAERQSKPAILRLSVEGGGCSGFQYKFGLADTPKADDAVSETDGVRLVVDPVSLDLVAGSQVDFVDTLGGSAFRVENPQAAAGCGCGSSFGI, encoded by the coding sequence ATGAGCGAAACACCCACCCTCACGCCGGCTGCGGCCAAGCGCATCGCCTGGATCGCGGAACGGCAGTCGAAGCCCGCGATCCTGCGGCTTTCGGTTGAGGGCGGCGGCTGTTCGGGATTCCAGTACAAGTTCGGCCTGGCCGACACGCCCAAGGCCGACGATGCCGTGTCCGAAACGGACGGCGTCCGCCTCGTGGTGGATCCCGTCAGCCTCGACCTCGTCGCCGGCAGCCAGGTCGATTTCGTGGATACGCTGGGCGGCTCGGCGTTCCGGGTCGAAAACCCGCAAGCCGCCGCCGGGTGCGGCTGCGGATCGAGTTTCGGGATTTGA